The following proteins are encoded in a genomic region of Nonomuraea muscovyensis:
- a CDS encoding rhodanese-like domain-containing protein gives MNARITREELRSAIDAGTVTVVDALGGEYHAQRHLPGAVPLAPAEVDARAADLLPDRDAAIVTYCSNPACPNSGQVAGRLTALGYTNVRTYKEGIQDWVEAGLPTESA, from the coding sequence ATGAACGCACGCATCACCCGCGAGGAGCTCAGGTCGGCGATCGACGCGGGCACGGTGACCGTCGTCGACGCGCTGGGCGGCGAGTACCACGCCCAGCGACACCTGCCGGGCGCCGTCCCGCTCGCCCCGGCGGAGGTGGACGCCCGCGCGGCCGACCTGCTGCCGGACCGCGACGCCGCCATCGTCACCTACTGCTCCAACCCGGCCTGCCCCAACAGCGGCCAGGTGGCCGGCCGGCTCACCGCTCTCGGCTACACGAACGTCCGCACCTACAAGGAGGGCATCCAGGACTGGGTGGAGGCCGGCCTGCCCACCGAGTCCGCCTGA